A genomic window from Lotus japonicus ecotype B-129 chromosome 1, LjGifu_v1.2 includes:
- the LOC130720664 gene encoding uncharacterized protein LOC130720664 — translation MKKNGFNPSPLDLFRSTHQRKDGTFVDKKSEHVDGAYVREMEDRTQRASEQNLPPPNELDVWRDVAGMKKGRIYGLGLESTVINKQYHGSCSSSSEWVRRSEFDQLRNTIMEETQRMVKQMMEERMQQPPMPTPNQEELETDESENEEDLGAFP, via the exons ATGAAGAAAAATGGATTCAACCCTTCTCCACTAGACTTGTTTCGCTCTACACATCAACGCAAGGATGGTACATTTGTGGACAAGAAATCAGAGCACGTAGAT GGTGCATATGTGCGTGAAATGGAAGATAGGACGCAAAGAGCATCTGAGCAAAATCTTCCTCCGCCAAATGAGCTAGATGTGTGGCGTGATGTGGCTGGCATGAAAAAGGGTAGAATATATGGGTTGGGATTGGAGTCCACTGTTATCAATAAACAATATCATGGCTCATGTTCTTCATCATCTGAATGGGTAAGAAGATCAGAATTTGATCAATTGAGAAACACTATTATGGAGGAGACTCAAAGAATGGTAAAACAAATGATGGAAGAAAGGATGCAACAACCACCAATGCCAAccccaaatcaagaggagttaGAAACTGATGAGtcagagaatgaggaggatctTGGTGCTTTTCCATGA